One Hyphomicrobium sp. CS1GBMeth3 DNA window includes the following coding sequences:
- a CDS encoding adenosylmethionine--8-amino-7-oxononanoate transaminase, with protein sequence MARNTVWHPFTQHALEPAPMRISRAKGAWLEQPDNRRILDAISSWWVITHGHRYTPIVEAVHKQIDRLDQVIFAGCTHEPAERLADKLIEMAPRGLAHVFYSDSGSTSVEVALKMALGYWRNIGAPRTRIAAFEHGYHGDTIGTMSAGARGVFNAAYEPLLFDVVRIPFPHAGRGQETLDALDAACREEPLAALIVEPLIAGAGGMLIYTAETLAEMKRICERHGALFIADEVMTGWGRTGTLFACQQAKITPDILCLAKGLTGGVLPLAATLATERIFDAHYSEDRARTFFHSSSFTANPVCCAAALANLEVWENEPVLKRIGALAEHQDKQIRTFEADDRFENPRRLGTITAVDLKVADAGYLASAGIALRTHFLAHGVLLRPLGNTIYVMPPYCTTAADLSLVYETIRSAPDIVAL encoded by the coding sequence ATGGCGCGCAACACGGTCTGGCACCCTTTTACCCAGCATGCCCTCGAGCCGGCCCCCATGCGCATCTCCCGCGCCAAAGGCGCCTGGCTGGAACAGCCCGATAACCGCCGCATCCTCGATGCCATCTCATCGTGGTGGGTCATCACTCACGGCCACCGCTACACGCCGATCGTAGAAGCCGTCCACAAGCAAATCGACCGCCTGGACCAGGTGATCTTCGCGGGCTGCACGCATGAGCCGGCCGAACGGCTTGCCGACAAACTGATCGAAATGGCGCCACGCGGCCTCGCCCACGTCTTCTATTCCGACAGCGGCTCGACGTCGGTCGAGGTGGCGTTGAAGATGGCGCTCGGCTATTGGCGCAACATCGGCGCGCCGCGCACCCGCATCGCCGCATTCGAGCACGGCTATCACGGCGACACCATCGGCACCATGTCGGCCGGCGCACGCGGCGTTTTCAACGCCGCCTACGAGCCGCTCCTGTTCGATGTCGTGCGCATCCCGTTCCCGCACGCCGGCCGCGGGCAGGAAACCCTCGACGCGCTCGACGCCGCCTGCCGCGAGGAGCCTCTCGCCGCGCTGATCGTCGAGCCGTTGATCGCGGGCGCCGGTGGCATGCTGATCTACACCGCCGAAACGCTGGCCGAGATGAAACGCATTTGCGAGCGTCACGGTGCACTCTTCATCGCCGACGAGGTCATGACCGGCTGGGGCCGCACCGGAACGCTCTTCGCCTGCCAGCAGGCCAAGATCACGCCCGATATCCTCTGCCTCGCCAAGGGCCTGACCGGCGGCGTCCTACCGCTCGCAGCGACACTCGCCACCGAACGCATCTTCGATGCCCACTATTCCGAGGACCGCGCGCGCACGTTTTTCCATTCGTCGAGCTTCACGGCGAACCCGGTCTGCTGCGCGGCAGCCCTCGCCAATCTCGAGGTCTGGGAGAACGAGCCCGTCTTAAAGCGCATCGGCGCGCTCGCCGAGCATCAAGACAAACAGATCCGGACCTTTGAAGCCGACGATCGTTTCGAGAACCCGCGCCGCCTCGGCACCATCACCGCCGTCGACCTCAAGGTTGCCGATGCCGGCTATCTGGCCTCCGCAGGCATCGCGCTGCGCACGCACTTTCTCGCTCATGGCGTGCTGCTGCGACCGCTCGGCAATACGATCTACGTCATGCCGCCCTACTGCACGACGGCGGCCGACTTGTCGCTTGTCTACGAGACCATCCGCTCCGCACCGGATATCGTCGCGTTGTAG
- a CDS encoding thiopurine S-methyltransferase — MDNDVSTPDFWIERWQRGEIGFHQPEGNDLLVKHWPSLGLAPGSTVLVPLCGKSFDMVWLAAQGYRVIGVELSPLAVDDFFREQGIEADTHTEGRFVVRSAGPISIWCGDVFDLTADLLSEVAAVYDRAALVAFPRSLQGRYAAKLVEALSERVQILLISLAYPVGQIPGPPFSTPLMNVAEMFGDVYDIDVLENRDGLAQSPNLKARGVTSLEETAYVLRRKA, encoded by the coding sequence TTGGACAACGATGTTTCGACGCCTGATTTCTGGATCGAGCGCTGGCAGAGAGGCGAAATCGGCTTTCATCAACCCGAGGGCAATGACCTCCTGGTCAAGCACTGGCCTTCGCTCGGGCTCGCGCCGGGGAGCACCGTGCTCGTGCCACTTTGCGGCAAGAGCTTTGACATGGTTTGGCTCGCGGCGCAGGGCTACCGCGTGATTGGCGTCGAGCTTTCGCCGCTCGCGGTCGACGACTTTTTCCGCGAACAGGGCATCGAGGCGGACACGCATACCGAAGGCCGCTTTGTCGTGCGCTCGGCAGGTCCGATCTCGATCTGGTGCGGGGACGTGTTCGATCTCACGGCGGATCTCTTGAGTGAGGTGGCCGCCGTCTACGACCGCGCGGCGCTGGTTGCTTTTCCGCGGTCGTTGCAGGGGCGTTATGCGGCGAAGCTCGTCGAGGCTCTGTCGGAGCGGGTTCAGATTCTGCTCATCTCGCTCGCCTATCCGGTGGGGCAGATTCCGGGGCCGCCGTTCTCGACGCCTCTCATGAACGTCGCAGAGATGTTCGGTGACGTGTACGATATCGACGTTCTGGAGAATCGGGACGGGCTGGCGCAAAGCCCGAACCTCAAGGCGCGCGGCGTGACGTCGCTCGAGGAGACGGCGTATGTGCTGAGGCGCAAGGCCTGA
- the argJ gene encoding bifunctional glutamate N-acetyltransferase/amino-acid acetyltransferase ArgJ — protein MGKVTFRSPFVPEELAQLAPLDGVRFATAEAGIRYKGRTDLLVGVVDEGTTVAGVLTQSKTASAPVLACRKHLKKGEARLLIVNSGNANAFTGKKGREAVDITVDAGAAAADCERHEVFVASTGVIGEPLDAGRFAHLIEGLVKRAESDAFEAAARAIMTTDTYPKLATRRALIGDVEVTINGFCKGAGMIAPDMATMLCFIFTDAAIAAAPLQALLAEHVETTFNAMTVDGDTSTSDTCLLFATGAARARGQEPVTKTGSKKLKAFSAALHDLMQDLAIQVAKDGEGLSKFVTFVVQGAETHEAARIIALSCANSPILKTAIAGEDPNWGRVVMAVGKAGEAADRDKLAIWFGEHCVARDGERAQEYDEATVAAYMKGREIVIRVDVGVGDGAAHVWTCDLTHDYVTINADYRS, from the coding sequence ATGGGCAAGGTCACGTTCCGCTCGCCGTTCGTGCCCGAGGAGCTGGCGCAGCTCGCGCCGCTCGACGGGGTGCGTTTTGCCACCGCCGAGGCCGGCATCCGCTACAAGGGCCGTACGGATCTTCTGGTCGGGGTCGTGGACGAGGGTACGACCGTTGCCGGCGTGCTGACGCAGTCCAAGACGGCTTCAGCGCCGGTGCTCGCCTGCCGAAAGCACCTCAAGAAGGGCGAGGCGCGGCTCTTGATCGTCAATTCCGGTAACGCCAATGCCTTTACGGGGAAGAAGGGCCGCGAGGCGGTCGATATCACCGTCGATGCCGGGGCGGCAGCTGCGGATTGTGAGCGTCATGAGGTTTTCGTCGCGTCCACGGGCGTGATCGGCGAGCCGCTCGACGCCGGGCGCTTCGCGCACCTGATCGAGGGTCTCGTCAAGCGCGCCGAATCGGACGCCTTCGAGGCGGCGGCGCGCGCGATCATGACGACGGACACGTATCCGAAGCTCGCGACGCGGCGCGCGCTGATCGGCGACGTCGAGGTGACGATCAACGGCTTCTGCAAGGGTGCCGGCATGATCGCGCCCGATATGGCGACGATGTTGTGCTTCATCTTCACCGATGCGGCGATCGCCGCGGCGCCGCTGCAGGCGCTGCTCGCGGAGCATGTCGAGACCACCTTCAATGCCATGACCGTGGACGGCGACACCTCGACCAGCGACACGTGTCTTCTGTTCGCAACAGGGGCCGCGCGTGCGCGCGGCCAGGAGCCTGTGACGAAAACGGGCTCCAAGAAGCTCAAGGCATTCTCTGCTGCGCTGCACGATCTGATGCAGGATCTGGCTATCCAGGTGGCGAAAGATGGCGAGGGGCTCTCGAAATTCGTCACTTTCGTCGTGCAGGGTGCGGAAACTCACGAGGCGGCGCGCATCATCGCGCTCTCGTGTGCCAATTCGCCGATCCTCAAGACGGCGATTGCGGGCGAGGATCCGAATTGGGGGCGCGTCGTCATGGCGGTCGGCAAGGCCGGCGAGGCGGCAGATCGCGACAAGCTCGCGATCTGGTTCGGCGAGCACTGCGTGGCGCGCGACGGGGAGCGAGCCCAGGAGTATGACGAGGCGACGGTCGCCGCCTATATGAAGGGCCGCGAGATCGTGATCCGCGTGGATGTTGGCGTCGGAGACGGCGCGGCACATGTCTGGACCTGCGATCTCACGCACGACTACGTGACGATCAATGCGGATTACCGGAGCTAG
- a CDS encoding multidrug efflux SMR transporter, which translates to MSSQLALLIAILCEVAATSALKASDGFRNLLPSIVVVIGYGAAFYFLSLALRAIPMGVAYALWSGIGIVLISIAGWLIYGQRLDPAAVVGIGLIIAGVFVLQLLSRTSGA; encoded by the coding sequence ATGTCCAGCCAGCTTGCCTTGCTCATCGCCATCCTATGTGAAGTTGCCGCGACGTCGGCGCTCAAGGCATCGGACGGTTTCCGCAATCTGCTGCCTTCGATCGTGGTCGTGATCGGGTATGGCGCCGCGTTCTATTTTCTCTCGCTTGCGCTTCGCGCCATCCCGATGGGCGTGGCCTATGCCCTCTGGTCGGGCATCGGCATCGTTCTTATCTCGATCGCAGGCTGGCTGATTTACGGACAGCGGCTCGATCCGGCCGCTGTGGTCGGAATTGGGCTGATCATTGCCGGTGTCTTCGTTCTGCAGCTTCTCTCGCGTACGTCCGGCGCCTGA